In the Deltaproteobacteria bacterium genome, TGTCCAGCGGAAAGGAATAGAACATGCTATTGAGCTGGTAAATGGCTTACGACGTAAGGGACTTAGCGCAAAACTTGTAATATCCCATGGCGGCGACGACGAAGGAGGCGCGTACGAAAGGCGTCTAAGGGAGTATTCAAAACTAATGGAGGTGGACACGCTGTTCATCTCTGATTTGATTGGGGATGAACGTGGCAAGACCGCCGACGGCAGGAAAGTGTACAGGCTATTCGATGTTTATCCCCACGCCGATCTTGTTACTTACCCGTCCTCATACGAGGGATTTGGCAATGCTTTTTTGGAAGCTGTCTATTTCAAGAAACCAATTCTCGTGAACACCTACTCAATATACCAACATGATATTAAGCCAAAGGGCTTCAAAATGATTGAAATGGACGAATATATCAGCGAAGAAACCGTTGATCAGGTTGTGCATACACTAGAGAACAAGTCATGGGCAAGTAAAATGGCAGAGCACAATTACAGCGTAGCAAAGCGCTTTTACTCTTATGTCAATCTGAGAAGAAAGCTGAAATTCGTTTTGAGTGATTTCTTTGGCGAGGAGTGACCTGTGCTGGAACGACCAAGTTTGTTTTGCTCCGCCACGGTCAAACTGTTTGGAATTTTCAGAAAAAGTCCATGGGATGCACAGACATCAATTTTTCTGATGAAGGTATTCGAAAAGCCGTGCAGGTGCTTTAAGAAGCGGAGGATTTACTGTGAGGGCGGAATGGCTAACCCTAACGTTGCATAACTTTTTTTGAGGTTTTACTTGTCGGAGCCTATGCAGCTTTTCTTGTTGTGCCCGGGAAATGGAGCAGATCTTTCCGAACACCAGGATTTGCGCTCCTAGTGAGTGTGAGGTCTTCCTAGGGCCGTGTCAGCCGTCCTGCGCGTTGAATGATGCGATGTCTAAGGGTGTCGAGAGTTCGAAAAGTCCAAGCCGCAGGCCGTTTTGGTAGAGACCGGGGCAGCGCTGGGGAGGATAGAGGCGCATACGTGATATTAGAAATGCCAGGGTGTATGGTCTTTTTTTACTGGGGGATGCTCCGATGACTAGAAAACCCACCTATGAAGAGTTGGAGCAAAAGGTCAGAACATTAGAAAAGGAAGTGGCTGAATTCAGTCGGACCAAGGAGGAGTTGAGTGTGGTGTATGATGCCTTGAATTCCTCTGTGAGCGGCGTCATCATAACAAATCTGGACGGACAGATTAGGTACGTCAATTCTGCATTTCTCAGCATGTTCGACTATAAAGACAACACTGCAGTATTAGGTGAAAATGCGACCGTCTTGTTTGCTCCGGAAACATTGAAAAGGTTTTCCCACGTCAAAGCCATTATCGATGAGACAAAAGGAGAGACTGAGGAGTTCACTGCCCAGCGTCAGGACGGCACAACATTTCCTGTGGAGGTCTCTTCTTCGAATGTTAGCGATAACAAGGCAAATATCGTCGGCAGAATGGCGTCATTTGTCGACATCACCGGCCGCAAGCAAGCAGAGGAGGCTCTCAGGGAAAGCGAGCGGAGGTATCGACACATCACCCAAGCCATTACAGACTACATTTACACTGTGCGCGTAAAGGATGGGCATCCTGTTGAAACAATCCACAGACCTGCCTGTGTAGCGGTTACCGGTTACACAGAAGACGACTTTGATGCCAACCCGCACCTGTGGATACAGATGGTACATGAGGAAGACCGTAGGGCTGTGGGAGACCAAGCCGCACAAATACTCTCAGGTGTGAAGGTTGGACCAATAGAGCGCCGAATCTTTCGGAAGGACGGCGTAATGCGTTGGATCAGGAATGAGTTTGTGCCCCACTATGATTCCCAAGGCAAGCTCTTGTCTTACGATGGTCTGATTCGTGACATCCACGAGCAAAAGATAGCGGAACAGGCGTTGCGGGAGAGCGAAAAAAAGTACAGTACTCTAGTTGAAAACTCTCTGACAGGCATATATATCGACCAGGACGAAAAAATCGTATTTGCCAACAACAGATTTGCTGAGATTTATAGGTATCCAAAAGAGGAGTTGATAGGGATTGAGAGCTGGAAGCTGGTCCATCCTGACGACAGGGACTTGACCATGGACATGAGGACAAAGAGGCTAAAGGGCGAAGACGCCCCATCAGAATATGAGGCCAGAGGCCTGACAAAAGACGGTGAAACCATATGGATCAACAGGAGAAACGCCCGCATAGAGTATAAAGGAAAGCTTGCCATATTGGGCAACGTCGTGGATATCACTGAAAAAAAACAGGCAGAGGAACAGTTACGCAAGATAAATGAGGAGCTCAAAAACTTTGTCCGTGTTGTCTCCCATGACCTGAAAAACCCCATCATTTCCATCCAGGGATTTTCATCACGACTGCTCAAAAAATATCAAGACAAATTGGGAGAAAAGGGTCGGAGTTACCTTGAGCTGATCAACGCCGGTGCCCGCCGAATGGAAGTATTCGTCGCGGACCTTCTAGCCTTGTCAAGCATCGGCCGGGTAGTCTCGACTTTCAAGGATATTCCCTCCCTTGAGATACTGAGAAATGTCACTTCAGGCCTCGAAGACAGACTGAGGGAGAAAGGAATTGATCTGGTCGTGGCCGACAACCTCCCTGCGATTTACTGTGATGGAGAAAGGATCTATCAGGTGTTCGAGAATCTGCTCGTAAACGCGACCAAGTTTATGGGGGCTACCAAGGATCCAAAGATCGAGGTAGGATACGAAGATAGGGAAGACTTCCATCAGTTCTATGTGAGGGATAATGGCATCGGGATTGATCCGAATTATCACAAGAAAATATTTGAGATGTTTCACCGCTTACGAGAAATTGAAGATGAGACAGGAACGGGTTTGGGGCTTGCCATTGTTGAGAGAATTGTGAAGCACCACGGTGGAAAGGTCTGGGTGGAGTCTGAAAAGGGTCAAGGCGCCGCCTTCCATTTTACCTTGCTTAAGCATTTTGATCTGTAAAGGATTCCAGCAGGGAATCGTTTCATGCAAATACCGCTTTTACAAGATATCGCCGTCATCTTCGGCCTATCCGTGCTTGTTCTTCTTATTAGTCATCAAATTCGAATGCCGACGATTGTGGGTCTTCTTCTGACTGGTATTTTCGTCGGCCCTCACGGCTTGCGGTTGATTAAGGCGGTTCATAACGTTGAAACCTTGGCCGAGATCGGCGTTGTCCCGCTACTTTGTTTGAAACAGCAGTGGAAGTCTTTGTGCGGGTTTTAATCCAATATCTGATCCCTCAAAATGAAATCGAGCGGTTTGTGGCAGACATACGCGCTGACGGCTACAAGATGTTCCGAACCCTCTCGAAGCCTTCTGCCTTTGCCAGTGATCTGAAGTCATATCTCTCCGATGTCGAGGTCAAGACATTTCGGATTGAAGAAAAATCGTCAATTATTGGCCAATCACTTACTGAAATTGGATTGCGAAAGAAGCACGGCGTCACCTTAGTTGCTATCCGGCGAAACGAACAAACATTGTCCAATCCCGATAGTAGTACGGAGCTGTGTGCAAACGATCTCATCCTGTCACTAGCAACACCTGAAAAAATGGCAGAGGTGGGAGATCTCTTCAAGACTTCAGCAGAAGTACTTGAAAACAACAGGATGAAATAAGCCTTCGGAGTCAACACTTGCACCTGGGTTGAGGCCAAAGTTCGGGGAACCATCCGCTTTAGGAGTTGCGAGGAATCTCTGAACAGAGGAAAGAGGGGACATATATGAAAACGACATCGTGGCTTCGGCAATTACAGTTCGCAAAGCTCAGGCAAGTCTTCTGGAATCTTGGTCTAATATCCGTGGGCAGCGTGCTTTGTGCAGTTGCCATAAACGGGATTCTGATTCCCCATAAATTTGTGAGCGGAGGGTTTACGGGATTGGCGCTCGTTATTTATTATCTCCTGCCCGCCGTACCAGTAGCATGGGTTTACTTTTTTCTTAATGTGCCTCTTTTTGTCTTAGGATGGAAATATGTCAGCCGGCGTTTCTTCATCTATAGTATAGCGGGAATGATAATCTTTTCTTGTGCCCTTAAATGGGTTAACGCCTCCCTTCCGGTTCAAGACCAGATCCTGAGCGCGCTCCTGGCAGGCATTATTTCCGGGGCAGGCGCGGGCGTTATTCTCAGGTCAGTGGGATCGGCTGGAGGGTTGGATATCCTTTCGGTCATGGTGCTCCAGCGTTTTTCTGTACGGCTGGGCACCACCAGCCTTGCCTTCAACAGCCTCGTGTTGGCAGCGGCAGCCATGCTCTTGTCCCTTGAAAGGGCTCTGTATACACTCGTCTACATCTATGTTAGCTCATACATGCTTAACCTGGTAGTAACGGGTCTGAGTCAGAGAAAGGCAGTCTTCATCATCTCTGCGCGCTGGCAGGAAATATCCCAAGAGATTTTCGAGAAGCTTGATCGAGGCTTGACAGTCATCAAAGGTCAAGGGGGGTACTCGGGTCAGGAAGAGCAGATCTTATATACGGTCATCACCTTCCGGGAGCTATCCCGAATTAAAGGAATTATTCGCCGGCTGGACCCAAGTGCTTTTGTGGTTGTAACTGAAACATTGGAGGTAATGGGACAAGGGATCGGGAATCAGCCTCATTGGTGAGACCCGTTCTGCCAGTTGTCCTCACCTCGGCGATTACCATCGATCCCTTCACAGAATAACTGAAAAGCTAGTTGGTTATCCTGCCATGTCCTCGCAAATGCCCGCCAAAAAACAAAGGGCTACGGCGCTAACCGTAACCCCTTGATTTTCCTGGTGCCGAGGCGCAGAATCGAACTGCGGACACGCGGATTTTCAGTCCGCTGCTCTACCGACTGAGCTACCTCGGCAAGTTTGACGCAAGTTGGATATTTATTAGAAGCCCTAATTCTTGTCAAGATTTTTCTGGAGATCTGTCAAGTCTCCAAAAGCGTGCTGGAGCATGGCGGCGACGACTATGGTTGCAGTGTCTGATTTTAGGGTTCGTGGGCCAAGGCAAACACAAACAAAGCCATGTCGGAGCGCCAATTCCACCTCCTTGTCTGTGAAGCCGCCTTCAGGGCCTACGAGCGCCAGCACACTGCGGACGTCATGCATTTTGGCCAGGCAAGACGTTGATTCAGCGCCGGATTGGTGATTGTGAAAGATGACTTTTAGGTTATGGGACCGCCGAGCCGTAACCAATTCCTCAAAGGAGACCAGAGAACCAATATGCGGCGCCCGCGATCTGCCGCACTGCTTGAGAGACTCCCTGGCAATCGTTTTCCAGCGTTGTTTTCTTCCGGCCAAGCGTGAAGGCTCAGGCCTTGCCACACTGCGTTCTGACATAAAGGGTAGAAAAGCAACGACCCCCAGTTCTGTCAACTGCCTCACAATGCGATCCATGTTTCGGGCCTTTAGAAGGGACTGACCTATTTCGATCTCCAGACAAGATTCCGATATAGCGGAATCTTTGTCTAGGATTAAAAGCCTGATCGCCCGAGACGTACTGTCAGCAATACGGGCACGGTATTCCGATCCTTGGCCGTCGAACAGAAAAATCTCGTCGCCGGGTTTCAGACGCAAAACCGTACGAATATGCCTCACATCGGGCCCTGTGAGGGTTGAGCCGGCGGAAGAAACAGCCTCCTTGTCGATGAAGAAACGTCTCATTTTAGGTTATCGATTTGCATGCAAAATCAAGCTTATGCCGACTGTGGCAAAGAGAATATTGGAGGCCCATGCAGCAAGAAAAGGGGGAAGTATTCCCGTGTACCCCAGGGTTCGGAATAGTTCAAAGCTGACCAGGTACAAGGCAACAATAGCAAAACCGATACCGATGCCTGCCGCAACACCCCTTCCTTTTTCTTTTCTAAGGGCAAGGGAGACTCCCACCAAACCCATGATCAACGAAATGCATGGAAATGCCAGTTTGACATGCATATCCACCCAGTAGGTGCGGGCGCTATATCCTTCTCTTTCTATCTTTTGTGCGTAGCGGCGCAGTTCTATAAACCCCATCTCATCGGAGGGCTTGCCGCCTTTCCTGAAGTCATCAGGAGTCTCATGAAGCTCAAAGGTCATTTCAGCAAACGGTGAAACCGTGTAGGCGCCGTCCTCCTGTCTTTGCTTGACCGTCCCGTCAAAAAAGCGCCATTGACCATCCTTCCACTCTGCGCGTCGGGCATGAATACGCTGTCTTGTCCGAAAATCTCCGTCAAACTGATTGACGACCACCCCGAACAAGGTCTCGGCTTTTACATCAAAGGTCCTGATATTATAAATGGCGTCCTGGCCTTTGTACCATAGTGACTCGTATTTATAGACGAACTCCGGGGCTTTCTTTTGTACGTAAGTCTTCCAGATCGTATTGACCCGGCGATTTGTATAGGGAATAATCGATTCACTGTTAAGCAAGGATAGAAGAGCAATAAGTGAAGCAAGCATCAGCGATGGAGCAATTACCTTTAAGGGGCTCACGCCGCTTGCCCTCATGGCAACGATCTCATTGCTCCTGGCCAGAAGCCCTAGGGCGATGATGGTGGCCATTAATACTGCTACCGGTGTCATCTGATCAATAACAAGTGGGAGCTTGAAAAGAATATAGATCAGCATGTAGCGGAGTTTTGCCCCGGCCTCTATGAAGTTGTCGACCCTTTCAAAAAAATCGACGATGACATAGATCATAACAAAGGCCAGGAGAATGATCGTAAATACTCTGGCAATCTCGCGGAGGATGTACCTGGTTAGGATGCTCATATGTCTATCGATCTTCTCGCCGTGTTTTGAAAAAGACACGAACACGTTCAGCCAGGCGGCCCAAGGCTATCAGCGATTTCATGGGAGTTTCTTGGCTTGCCCGGACAAACATCACCGCAGACAATGTGCCAAGCAGAAGGTCGGGCATCCACATGCCTAAGGCCGGCGGTATGGTGCCGGATTCTCCAAAGCTCTTGGCTGCAGATAACAAAACGTAATAAAGAAGAAAAATGCCCAGAGCCATAGCCGCCCCTGCTGAATAGCCGAAGGCCTTGCTTTGTGCGGCGAGAGACAGTCCGATAAAACCCAGTATGAGACACGAGAAAGGGATGGCAAACTTTTCATGAAATTCCATGACCAGCATGTTGTATTTCACATCCTTAACCTTGGCCGATTTGATTTTTTGCCACAGTTCCTTCACTGGCATTTCGCTTTCATCCAGTTTTCCAGTGCCGCGGCTGTCAACGAAGTGAGGCAGGTCCAGTGCCAGTTCATAAGTTTGAAACTGAAGTGTGTCAGAGCTTTTCAAGTCCTTGCTGTCGTAGTGAATTTCCCCGTTAGTGAGCCTCAATGCCAACGCCTTGTCTTTGGCGCCGCCCAACACTGTCCCTTTTTCGGCGATAATGGCATGGGAGAGATCCGGATCGCGTTCGTCTGCAATAAAGATCCTTTCCAGGGTCCTGCCGGAAGGGTCCATGTTGTTAACGTAGAGAACCATGCCTTTAAAGTCATCGATGAAGACCCTGGGGGTAATGCCAACGTAGGCCTTGTGCTGACTCAATGCATGAACCAGATTCCCGAATGCACGATTTCCTTTAGGCATGACATAGACGGCCATGAAGGTCGTGGCAAAATGCGCAAAGAGGCACAACATCAACACCGGCGGAAGGAGTTGAAAGAGGCTGACACCGGATGCCTTGAGGGCCGTAATTTCGTGGTCCTGAGAAAGCCGCAAAAATGTCAGCAGGGTTGCCATCAGTGTGGACATGGGAAAGGTGAAAACAAAGAAATAAGGAAGTTTGTATGCAATAAGGTAGATCAATGCCACTGGCGACACGCCTTTGTTTACGACCAGATCCGTAAAGGTGAAGATCTTGGCTACCAGCAGGATAAAGCTAAAGGTAACCAGACTGATCCCGAAGACGAGGCATATCTCCTTCAATATGTAACGATGCACGATGCGCGGCATAAACTTAACCCGGATAAACGGGAATTGAGGAATCGCGAATTGAAGAATTCGGGAACCTCCCTCGCCGGCAGGCGGGTTGGCGGAAACTGATCTAATTCCTCAATCCCCAACTCCCTCAATTATTTGAATGTATAAACAACACCTTAACGAAAAGAAATTGTTTTGTAAACCATTAGGATACTGAGCCTGATGGCTTTGAACCGCTTTTCGAACTGGAGCTACAGTTTCCCACTGGCTATGTGAAAGGAAAGATTCCCCAGAAAATAAGGCAGGAAAAGGGATTGAAACCGGGAGTCGTCAAATTTTAGCAAGTGCCCATCCATAAACGGATCTTAAGACACTGGGCACTAGCGTCAGTTTCCAATTCAGAAATGAGTCCGCCTGGGGCGGACAAGGTCAAGGAAATTCCCGCATGCAGCGGGACGCGGAGGTCCGCCTAGGCGGATCGCACAAGCGATCCCGCAGATTGATCAGCCGGAGGCGGAGAAAAGGACCATTTCTGGGACGGTTTGTCGGGCAGCAGTTGCGCGCGGCCCAGACCCCGTTAACAGAGCCACAGCTGTTTTACTGGCAAAGGACTGGAGGGAGACTGGGAAAGATCGATTACATAATTCAGCACGGAAATCGCGTAGTTCCTGTTGAAGTAAAATCCTGATCTGTAGGCAGTATGAAGTCACTGCATCAGTTCATGGCCGAAAAACGCCTCGATTTTGCTGTTCGCCGCAATATTCACCAACCATTGGTGGAAAACATCAGGGTAAAAACGACATTGGGTAAACCTGTATCATACCGGCTTCTTTCTATACCGGTATATCTGACCGAAGTTCTTGATGGATTAATAGAACAGGCTCAAAATATGATTTGAGAAAACTAACGCTTTTGGTGTATAGAAGTGTTAATGATTATTAGAGAACGTATTGAAAATGAGGAAAGGCAAACCCTTTCTCCTTATGCCAAATTGAGCGCTGAGACAGAAGGTCGCCGCATACCGGAGGAGCCATGTGTTATCCGTACGGCCTTTCAACGTGATCGTGACAGGATCATTCACTCCAAGTCCTTCAGACGCCTCAAGCACAAGACACAGGTCTTTCTCTCTCCCACTGGAGACCATTACCGTACACGGCTTACACACACCTTGGAAGTCGCACAGATCGCCAGAACGGTTGCCAAGGCCCTTAGACTCAACGAAGTGCTGGCCGAGGCCATTGCGTTAGGACACGACCTGGGTCACACACCCTTTGGTCATGCCGGCGAGTGCGTGTTGAACAAGATTTTCCCTGGTGGATTTTCCCATCATGAGCACAGCCTCAGAGTAGTCGATGTTCTGGAAAAACGTGGCCGTGGGCTGAATCTCACTGCTGAAGTAAGGGATGGGATACTAAAACACTCCAAGGGAAAAGATGAAATCCTGCCGCGTGACACTTCGGCATGGCCTGCAACGCTAGAGGGGATGGTAGTGCGGATTTGTGATGTTATCGCCTACGTCAACCACGATCTTGACGACGCAATGCGTGGTGGCATTATTGTTGCACAAGACATTCCCGGAATTTGCCTGGACGTTCTGGGAAATTCCCATGCCAAGCGCATTGATACCATGGTGAAGGATCTCATCTTTGCGACCGTGGAGGAGCCTGGCCCTGAGTTGCGAATGAATGACACTATTTATGAAGCCCTGGTATTGATGCGCGATTTTCTTTATGAGCGTGTTTATGAGGTTCACACGGTCCATGCTGATTTTATTCGTGCGGAAAAGATCATTCGCGAGCTCTATGCGGAATTTATGGAAGACGAAGGAGTCTTTGAAGAAGAAATAGGTGAAAAATTGCCTGGAACGTCCAGGGAGCAGACCGTGTGTGATTTTATCGCCGGCATGACGGACCGGTATGCCCTTCATCTCTACGAGAAGTTATTTCTCCCCCGGCCATGGATGGTGTATTAGGGTGCATGCTCAATAAAATCTTGACACGCATGAGAACACTATGATAGTTTTTTGAAGAAAATCAGGAAGTAGAGGAATTTGTTTCTCCTTTTCTGCTATTGACGGCAGATTTTTACCGGCAACCTAATCAAAGGAAACGTAATCATGGATACCGACGACAAGAACAAGGAAGGTCAGATATCCGAAGATGCTGGGGATCTCTCATTGGCATATGATGATGAGAAGCTCGTGATGGAGGGATCCGGAAATGAACCTGGTTTATCGGAAGACCTTTTCCTTGAGACAGAAGCCGAGGGGGAAGAAGAAGTCATTGAACTGGTCGATGCCGTGACAGAGGAGTCGGAAGGCCAAGATGTCTTGGAATTGACTGACCGGGTTGAGGACCAATATTCTCAGGCCGAGGAAGAGGATTTGTTGGAGTTTTCAGGGGCCGACCTTGCTTACGATGAGCCTGATGAAGATGGCCTCGCAGAAGATGTTGGCATGGAGATTACCGAGGAGCCCCCCGAAATATCTGTTACTGAGGAACGAGCCGACGATTTGGAGATATCCCGTGACGTCCGAGATGCCGCAGCTGAAGGGGACGAAATCCCAGAAGATCTTGGAGGATTCAGTGAATCAGATGTGGAACAGGATGCCGGTGAACTGGTTGAGCCGTCGGCTTCATATCCTGAGCAGGAACTAGTTTCAGAAGCTGGAGCGCAAGCGGCCGATAAGGCGCTGGGACCTGAGGTTCTTGAAAGGCTTTCTGACGAAAGGATAGAAGAAATCGTTGTGCGTGTAGTAAAGGAAACAGTGGAGAAAAAGGCCGATCGAATACTCCTTGAAGTTGCCGAGGCAGCCATTGCAAAGGAGATAGAAAAAATCAAACAAGCGCTTTGATCGGCGAATGGGTTCCCAGGAGGCTGTCCGAGAATGAGAGATTTTTTGCAAGGTCAAGGAAGGTGAGGATTAAAATCCGAGCCTGACGCAGAGATTGCGGAAAATAGCCATTCTCGGGCAGCCTCGTAGAATAGACGGTCCAATGATGCAGGGGGTTAAGTCTGTTAATCCCCTTTTCAATTTTGGGAGCACGATTAGATGAGTTCGGATATACTCAAGAAGGGCTACGAACCACAAGAGGTGGAAGAACGATGGTATGCATATTGGGAAAAGGAAGGCCTCTTTGCAGCCGAGGACGTTAGCACCGGGAAACCCTTTTCGATTGTCATCCCACCGCCCAACGTGACCGGGGTTCTGCACATGGGCCATGCCCACAACAACACATTGCAGGACATCCTTTGTCGCTATCGCCGCATGCAAGGTTACAATGTGCTTTGGATGCCGGGGACGGACCATGCCGGGATTGCTACCCAGAATGTGGTGGAAAAGGGCTTGGCCACGGAAGGAAAAGACCGGCACAGCCTGGGGCGTGAGGAATTCATCAAAACGGTGTGGCAGTGGAGGGAGCAGTACGGCGGCCTGATCATCAAGCAGTTGAAGCGCCTGGGGGCTTCGTGCGACTGGGCTCGTGAGCGCTTCACCATGGACGACGGGCTGTCTAAGGCCGTAAGGACTGTCTTTGTGAAGCTCTTTGAACAAGGCCTGGTTTATCAAGGCAACTATATCATTAATTGGTGCCCTCGTTGCCAAACAGCCCTGTCAGACCTGGAAGTGGACCACGAGGACCACAACGGACACCTGTACTACGTCAGGTATCCCTTTGAAAATGGAGAGGGCGGAGTTGTTGTGGCAACCACCCGGCCTGAGACCATGCTGGGCGATACAGCGGTGGCAGTCAATCCCAAAGACGAGCGCTACAGTGTACATGAACGCACAAACGTGATACTGCCCCTGATGAACAGAAAAATTCCCATTATTTTTGACGAATATGTTGACATGAGATTCGGAACCGGCGCCCTGAAAATTACTCCTGCCCATGATCCCCATGACTTTGAGATAGGTCAGCGTCACAATCTTGACTCGATCAAGGTGATAGACAGCGATGGCTGCATGAATGAGAACGCAGGCCCTTTCCAGGGAAAGGATCGTTTCAGATGCAGGGAAGAGGTCCTCGATGCCCTCAAAAGGGAGGGCCGTCTGGAGAAGGTAGAGTCATACCAGCACAGCGTGGGACATTGCTACCGGTGTCGAACAACCGTAGAGCCCTATCTGTCCAAGCAGTGGTTTGTCAGGGTCGAGCCCCTTGCAAAAAAGGCCATTACCGCGGTCCAGAGGGGGAAGACACGTATCATACCGGACACGTGGACCAAGACATATTTTGAGTGGATGAACAATATCAAGGACTGGTGTATCTCACGGCAAATCTGGTGGGGCCATCGTATCCCGGCCTGGACATGTGAGGCCTGCGGTGAACTGATCGTGGCCATGGATCCGCCCGAGGTGTGCCCCGCCTGTGAGGGCAGCGCCCTTGTTCAGGAGTCCGACGTTCTGGACACCTGGTTCAGCTCTGCGCTCTGGCCTTTTTCAACCATGGGCTGGCCTGATGATACCCGGACCTTAAAGACATTCTACCCGACGTCCGTCTTGGTCACCGGGTTTGACATCCTTTTTTTCTGGGTTGCACGAATGATGATGATGGGGCTCCATTTTATGGGGGAGGTCCCCTTCAGGGATGTATATATTCACGCTCTGGTCAGGGATGCTGAGGGGAAAAAGATGAGCAAATCAAAGGGAAATGTCATCGATCCTCTCTATGTGATCAACGAGTTTGGCACGGATGCCTTAAGGTTTACCCTGGCGGCCTTTGCAGCCCAGGGGCGGGACATAAAACTATCCGAGGAGAGGATAGAAGGCTACCGTCACTTTATCAACAAGCTTTGGAACGCTTCCCGCTTTTGCCTTATGCATCTGAAGGATTTCGATCCCGATCCCTTGAAAATGAATGGCCGGGATCTTTCACTGGCAGATAGATGGATTCTTGCCAGGCTAAACGGTGTGATCGAAACTGTGGGACAAACCCTTGATGAGTACAAATTTAACGAAGCAGCAGGCGCCATTTATCAGTTTGTGTGGCATGAATTCTGTGACTGGTACCTGGAAATCATCAAACCAGTGCTCTACGGACATGAGTCGGCAGAAGGTTCCGGTAACGGGTCAGGGGAGGGCGCCGAGTCCTCGGGGCGTAAGACCACCTTGTTTACGCTTTGGTCGGTCCTGAACGAGATCCTG is a window encoding:
- a CDS encoding valine--tRNA ligase; the protein is MSSDILKKGYEPQEVEERWYAYWEKEGLFAAEDVSTGKPFSIVIPPPNVTGVLHMGHAHNNTLQDILCRYRRMQGYNVLWMPGTDHAGIATQNVVEKGLATEGKDRHSLGREEFIKTVWQWREQYGGLIIKQLKRLGASCDWARERFTMDDGLSKAVRTVFVKLFEQGLVYQGNYIINWCPRCQTALSDLEVDHEDHNGHLYYVRYPFENGEGGVVVATTRPETMLGDTAVAVNPKDERYSVHERTNVILPLMNRKIPIIFDEYVDMRFGTGALKITPAHDPHDFEIGQRHNLDSIKVIDSDGCMNENAGPFQGKDRFRCREEVLDALKREGRLEKVESYQHSVGHCYRCRTTVEPYLSKQWFVRVEPLAKKAITAVQRGKTRIIPDTWTKTYFEWMNNIKDWCISRQIWWGHRIPAWTCEACGELIVAMDPPEVCPACEGSALVQESDVLDTWFSSALWPFSTMGWPDDTRTLKTFYPTSVLVTGFDILFFWVARMMMMGLHFMGEVPFRDVYIHALVRDAEGKKMSKSKGNVIDPLYVINEFGTDALRFTLAAFAAQGRDIKLSEERIEGYRHFINKLWNASRFCLMHLKDFDPDPLKMNGRDLSLADRWILARLNGVIETVGQTLDEYKFNEAAGAIYQFVWHEFCDWYLEIIKPVLYGHESAEGSGNGSGEGAESSGRKTTLFTLWSVLNEILRLLHPFIPFVTEEIWDKLPGAEGSIMRAEFPASAKERHDAEAERSMNLLMGITSGIRNIRGEMNVPPSLLVEATVQSPDEKMRQTLDKHRNIIVNLAKLARLEVTPPGERPASCATSVFDNSTIFVSLKDIIDFKAEEERLSKEIAKITKEQEGVERKLSNEAFLARAPQDVVEGVRAKQENFVEKKDRLEEHLRTVCRIAGDS
- a CDS encoding deoxyguanosinetriphosphate triphosphohydrolase, producing the protein MIIRERIENEERQTLSPYAKLSAETEGRRIPEEPCVIRTAFQRDRDRIIHSKSFRRLKHKTQVFLSPTGDHYRTRLTHTLEVAQIARTVAKALRLNEVLAEAIALGHDLGHTPFGHAGECVLNKIFPGGFSHHEHSLRVVDVLEKRGRGLNLTAEVRDGILKHSKGKDEILPRDTSAWPATLEGMVVRICDVIAYVNHDLDDAMRGGIIVAQDIPGICLDVLGNSHAKRIDTMVKDLIFATVEEPGPELRMNDTIYEALVLMRDFLYERVYEVHTVHADFIRAEKIIRELYAEFMEDEGVFEEEIGEKLPGTSREQTVCDFIAGMTDRYALHLYEKLFLPRPWMVY